In Candidatus Krumholzibacteriia bacterium, a single window of DNA contains:
- a CDS encoding DUF3303 domain-containing protein, whose translation MKYMLTWSERSQGSAIEYENAQKRILEVWGAYKLPSNFKVEMFVIRVGDWGGYMLVECDDPTTVHKVCSLLPAFTFEARPVIPVDDAIRVELESMAFRDSLKK comes from the coding sequence ATGAAGTACATGCTCACCTGGTCCGAACGCTCGCAAGGCTCAGCCATCGAGTACGAGAATGCGCAGAAGCGAATCCTGGAAGTGTGGGGGGCCTACAAGCTGCCGAGCAACTTCAAGGTCGAAATGTTCGTGATCCGCGTCGGCGACTGGGGCGGGTACATGCTGGTGGAATGCGACGATCCAACGACGGTCCACAAAGTCTGTTCGCTGCTGCCGGCGTTCACGTTCGAAGCGCGGCCGGTGATTCCGGTCGACGACGCGATTCGCGTCGAACTGGAGTCGATGGCCTTCCGTGATTCGTTAAAGAAGTGA